The following proteins come from a genomic window of Miscanthus floridulus cultivar M001 chromosome 2, ASM1932011v1, whole genome shotgun sequence:
- the LOC136537801 gene encoding uncharacterized protein, with translation MRRPAVFVRQAAPAALAILFGALLLMSFVMDDVKRAALPAAIGGRRMLGRGAGGQRTLEDFKADNPFQDSKRRVPNGPDPIHNRGTGKSGRSPGRA, from the exons ATGAGAAGGCCGGCCGTGTTCGTGAGgcaggcggcgccggcggcatTGGCCATCTTGTTTGGAGCGCTTCTTCTGATGTCGTTCGTCATGGACGACGTCAAGAGAGCGGCTCTGCCGGCGGCGATCGGTGGGAGGAGGATGCTGGGCAGAGGCGCTGGAGGGCAGAGGACTCTGGAGGATTTCAAGGCTGATAACCCCTTCCAGGACAGCAAGAGAAGGGTGCCCAATGGTCCTGATCCTATCCACAACAG GGGAACCGGCAAGTCAGGACGATCGCCGGGCCGAGCATGA